The DNA window CAGAATGACGGCACTGTGATTCGCCTGACACTGCCCGAACTCACTAAAGCCAGGCGCGTTGAGCTGACGAAATTACTAGCGAGGAAGGCAGAAGAGTCGAAAGTCGTCATCAGAAATTACAGGCGCGATGCAATAGAGGCCCTCAAGAAGCAGGAGAAAGCCTCAGAAATCACAGAGGATGACCTCAAGAAGTCAACAAAAGACGTTCAGGACATAACAGACGGCTATATCAAGAAAATTGATGAGGTCTACAAGGTCAAAGAAAAAGAAGTGCTTGAAGATTAGAGAGGAGGAAATTTCATAAATGGAAGAAGTCAGCCAGTACAATTCACCCGGTTACACAACGTTCAAAATGAAGCTGAAGAAGCTAATCGGCATAGATCTCAACTCGTACAAAGAGCAGATTCACCGCAGGACTCACGAGCTTATGTCCCGCTGGGGCTGCAAGACGTATGATGAGTATTACGACATGATGAGCAAGGACGAGAAGAAGTTGCGCGAGTTCCTTGACCACCTCACAATCAACGTCTCAGAGTTTTTCCGCAACGACTCTCAGTGGTGGAAGCTCCGCGACAAAATCATTCCCGAACTCATACAGAAGCGCAAGACAAAACGCCTCAAGCTGTGGAGCGCGGGATGTGCCACAGGGGAAGAGCCGTACTCACTCGCGATTCTCTCGGCAGTCTGCGGACTCGACACAATGAATCCCGTTCTCGCCGCCGACATTGATCAGGGCGCAATCTCACTCGCTCAGAAGGCCAATTACCGCAAAGCGCAGCTTCTCAACGTCCCGAAAGAATATCTCGCAAAATATTTCACCAGCAGGGACGCGGGAGCAACATACGATGTAAGCCCCGAAATCAAACGCCGCGTAACCTTCAAGCGCATGAACATGATAGAGGACGCATTCGGCGCGAATTTCGACATAATACTTTGCCGGAATGTCGTAATATATTTCACGGCTGAGACAAAAGACAAGCTGTATCACAAATTCTATGACGCTCTCGCCCCCGGCGGTTATTTCCTTGTCGGCTCAACTGAGCAGATATTCGGCTATCAGAAAATCGGATTTGTTTCGGCAGGCCCGTTCCTTTACACGAAAAACTAGCGGGCAATGTTTGAGTTCACCCTCACAAATTCCGTGAATGACGCTATTCAGAGGTTATGCCGGCAAACCGGGTGGAAGAAAATCCGCCGTGTCATGGTGAAAGTCGGCGGTGTCCGAAATGTCAACCCTGAATTAATGTCGTTCATATTCTCGGCTGTCTCGAAAGATACTCCCGCTGAAGGTGCTTTGCTGTCGGTGATGCTCCTTCCTGTTACGGTGAAGTGCCATTCATGCGGGAAAATTTCGACACGTGAGGACTCAGACTTTGTATGCCCACTTTGCGGAAGCGGAAATGTTCAGATATTGTCAGGGCTTGAACTCAACATTGAAGCCCTCGAAGTAGAAAGCAATAATTTCAACGATGACTGAAAACGGAAAAAATATACTGCGTTCCCTCTCTAAGATTCAGCGGGACGCGGTGCAGTATGTTGACGGGCCTTTGCTTGTTCTCGCGGGAGCCGGGAGCGGCAAGACCCGTGTTTTGACGCACAAAATAGCATGGCTTACGGCGGAAAATATCGCTGACCCTCATAGCATCATGGCCGTAACTTTCACCAACAAGGCCGCGGGCGAAATGAAGTCCCGAATTAATGCCCTTGTCCCGAACGCAGCAGGGATTTACGCCGGGACATTCCACGCTTACGGGCTGAAATTCCTGTTCAGGCACCCGGAACAGACAGAGGAAATTACCGGGCTTAGGCGGGATTTTACGGTTCTTGACCGGGGGGAAAGCCGCTCTCTTGTGCAGGAGATTATGAGAGAAATGAATTTCCCGGAGAAAGAGACAACGCCCGGCGCAATGCTTGAGCTTGTATCACGCGACTATATGACGTGGACTCCAATCCCGCACGACAGCACGCTTGAAGATGAGAACGTCTACAAACTCTCGAAAGAATACCGCAGGCGGCTCCGGGAGATTAACGCGGCGGATTTTGACGACTTGATGATTCTCCCGCTTGAGATTCTGAAACAGGACATTGACACACGCAGGCGCGAGCAGGAGAGAATATCATGGCTTCTTGTCGATGAGTACCAAGATGTGAATCACCCGCAGTATTTGCTGATTCGCTATCTTGCCGGGCCGAATTGTGTCGTGAATGTTGTGGGAGACCCGGATCAGTCAATTTACGGCTGGCGTGGCGCGGAAATCGGAATGATTCTGAACTTCACGAAAGATTTTGACGGCGCGAAAACGATTGTGCTTGATGAAAATTACAGGTCAACAGGAAACATATTAGCGGCCTCAAACGCATTAATCCGAAACAATAAAGCCCGCCTCAAGAAAAATCTTC is part of the Synergistaceae bacterium genome and encodes:
- a CDS encoding protein-glutamate O-methyltransferase CheR, whose product is MEEVSQYNSPGYTTFKMKLKKLIGIDLNSYKEQIHRRTHELMSRWGCKTYDEYYDMMSKDEKKLREFLDHLTINVSEFFRNDSQWWKLRDKIIPELIQKRKTKRLKLWSAGCATGEEPYSLAILSAVCGLDTMNPVLAADIDQGAISLAQKANYRKAQLLNVPKEYLAKYFTSRDAGATYDVSPEIKRRVTFKRMNMIEDAFGANFDIILCRNVVIYFTAETKDKLYHKFYDALAPGGYFLVGSTEQIFGYQKIGFVSAGPFLYTKN
- the frr gene encoding ribosome recycling factor, with product MPDVLSELRGNMDKAVSFLQNEFLSIRTGRAHPGLVSDIKVDYYGTPTPIKSLANVTIPESRSIQIAPFDKTVLKAMEKAILAANIGMTPQNDGTVIRLTLPELTKARRVELTKLLARKAEESKVVIRNYRRDAIEALKKQEKASEITEDDLKKSTKDVQDITDGYIKKIDEVYKVKEKEVLED
- a CDS encoding hydrogenase maturation nickel metallochaperone HypA; the protein is MFEFTLTNSVNDAIQRLCRQTGWKKIRRVMVKVGGVRNVNPELMSFIFSAVSKDTPAEGALLSVMLLPVTVKCHSCGKISTREDSDFVCPLCGSGNVQILSGLELNIEALEVESNNFNDD